The proteins below are encoded in one region of Aquisphaera giovannonii:
- a CDS encoding UDP-glucose dehydrogenase family protein: MKIAIVGTGYVGLVTGTCLSDLGNHVVCIDKDRAKISMLEAGRIPIYEPGLAGLVAKNVREGRLAFSVDLPRSIDGADLIFIAVGTPQGKSGGADLSGVWAVGRQVAESLRAPATIVIKSTVPVGTNAELTRQMSAITPVPFDVASNPEFLKEGAAIDDFFKPDRVVVGARRPEVAERLLELYRPILTHERPFLAMAPESAEMTKYVANCLLASKISFINEMANLCTGYGAHIDDVRRGIGYDCRIGFQFLAPGAGYGGSCFPKDVRALIHMAKMVGIPCQMIEAVDSVNEYQKEVLPRMILNHFGGSIRGMRIAVWGLAFKPETDDIRESPALVLIEELLQAGAFVRVTDPQAMGHVREIFGSRLVYCESPYSALESADALAIVTDWDMYRAPNFQLMRDLMRRRIIFDGRNCLNEAAALQAGFQYQGIGRLTPGSSRPRTRANILEHVPPDPLTESFDSAWDISEPAVLAPAEWVPLHKES, encoded by the coding sequence GTGAAGATTGCGATCGTTGGCACAGGCTATGTTGGCTTAGTAACCGGCACATGCTTATCCGACCTCGGAAACCATGTCGTCTGCATCGACAAGGACCGGGCCAAGATCTCGATGCTCGAGGCCGGGCGGATCCCGATCTACGAGCCCGGCCTGGCCGGCCTGGTCGCGAAGAACGTGCGGGAGGGGCGGCTGGCGTTCAGCGTCGACCTCCCACGGTCGATCGACGGCGCGGACCTGATCTTCATCGCGGTCGGAACCCCCCAGGGCAAGTCCGGCGGGGCGGACCTGAGCGGCGTCTGGGCCGTGGGCCGGCAGGTCGCGGAGAGCCTCCGAGCCCCCGCGACGATCGTCATCAAGAGCACGGTGCCGGTGGGGACGAATGCCGAGCTGACCAGGCAGATGTCGGCGATCACTCCCGTGCCCTTCGACGTCGCCAGCAACCCCGAATTCCTCAAGGAAGGCGCCGCGATCGATGACTTCTTCAAGCCCGACCGCGTGGTCGTCGGCGCCCGCCGGCCCGAGGTTGCGGAGAGGCTCCTCGAGCTCTACAGGCCCATCCTGACGCACGAGCGCCCCTTCCTGGCGATGGCGCCAGAGAGCGCGGAGATGACCAAGTACGTGGCCAATTGCCTCCTGGCCAGCAAGATCAGCTTCATCAACGAGATGGCCAACCTCTGCACGGGCTACGGGGCGCACATCGACGACGTGCGCCGGGGCATCGGGTACGACTGCCGGATCGGGTTCCAGTTCCTCGCCCCGGGGGCGGGATACGGCGGCTCGTGCTTCCCGAAGGACGTCCGCGCCCTGATCCACATGGCCAAGATGGTCGGCATCCCCTGCCAGATGATCGAGGCGGTGGACAGCGTCAACGAGTACCAGAAGGAAGTCCTGCCGCGGATGATCCTGAACCACTTCGGCGGGTCGATCCGCGGGATGAGGATCGCCGTCTGGGGCCTGGCCTTCAAGCCGGAGACCGACGACATCCGCGAATCGCCCGCCCTCGTCCTCATCGAGGAGCTCCTCCAGGCGGGCGCCTTCGTGAGGGTGACCGACCCGCAGGCCATGGGCCACGTGAGGGAGATCTTCGGCAGCCGCCTGGTCTACTGCGAGAGCCCGTACTCCGCGCTCGAGTCGGCGGACGCCCTGGCCATCGTGACCGACTGGGACATGTACAGGGCTCCCAATTTTCAACTGATGAGAGACCTGATGCGTCGCCGCATCATCTTCGACGGCCGCAACTGCCTCAACGAGGCCGCGGCCCTGCAGGCCGGATTCCAGTACCAGGGCATAGGGCGGCTCACCCCGGGCAGCTCGAGGCCGCGCACCCGGGCCAACATCCTGGAG